The following nucleotide sequence is from Enterobacteriaceae endosymbiont of Donacia provostii.
CTCCAGGATGTCCTGAATTAGCATTTTCTATAGAATCTATACTTAAAAATCTAATAGCATTAACTATATCTTTTCTAGAAGTCATAATATATATAATTCCTAAATTTAAAATATTTTATAAAAAATTCTTTATATAAAGAAATATATACGTAAAATGTTTTAAAATCTATTCATTATAATTTTAAAATTTTTAATTAATTAAAAATTTTAATTTTATATATATTTATTTTAAAAAAAATATATACTAAAATAATTAAATATATTTATAGGATATAAGATTAATGACAGAATATTTATTTACTTCAGAATCTGTATCAGAAGGACATCCTGATAAAATTGCAGATCAAATTTCTGATGCAATATTAGATAATATTCTTAAACAAGATATTTATGCACGTGTAGCATGTGAAACATATATTAAAAATAATATGGTATTAATTGGAGGTGAAATAACTACTACAGCTAATATTAATATTGAAAAAATAGTAAGAAAAACTATAAAAGAAATTGGATATAATAATTCTATTAATAAATTTAATGCTGATACATGTACAATATTAAATATTATTAGTAAACAATCAGAAGATATTAATAATGGTATAACATCTCATTTAAATGAGTATAATCAAGGAGCTGGAGATCAAGGGTTAGTATTTGGATATGCTAATAATGAAACTAATGTTTTTATGCCAGCTCCTATTCTTTATGCACATAAATTAATGTATCAACAAGCACAAATTAGGAAGAAAAAAATTCTATCATGGTTAGAACCAGATGCAAAAAGTCAAATTACATTTAAATATAAAAATAATAAAATTATAAATATAGATTCAGTTGTTTTATCTACGCAAATTTCTAAAGAAATATCTTCTAAAAAATTAGAAGAAGCTATTATGGAAGAAATTATTAAACCAGTTTTACCAAAAAAATGGATTAATAAACAAACTAAATTTTTTATTAATCCTTGTGGTCGTTTTTTAATAGGAGGACCATTTGGAGATTGTGGTTTAACAGGGAGAAAAATTATTGTTGATACTTATGGAGGTATGGCTAGACATGGTGGAGGATCTTTTTCAGGTAAAGATCCATCTAAAATAGATAGATCTGCAGCGTATGTAGCACGTTATTTAGCAAAAAATATAGTTGCATCTAAATTAGCTTCACATTGTGAAATACAAATAGCATATATTATTG
It contains:
- the metK gene encoding methionine adenosyltransferase, with amino-acid sequence MTEYLFTSESVSEGHPDKIADQISDAILDNILKQDIYARVACETYIKNNMVLIGGEITTTANINIEKIVRKTIKEIGYNNSINKFNADTCTILNIISKQSEDINNGITSHLNEYNQGAGDQGLVFGYANNETNVFMPAPILYAHKLMYQQAQIRKKKILSWLEPDAKSQITFKYKNNKIINIDSVVLSTQISKEISSKKLEEAIMEEIIKPVLPKKWINKQTKFFINPCGRFLIGGPFGDCGLTGRKIIVDTYGGMARHGGGSFSGKDPSKIDRSAAYVARYLAKNIVASKLASHCEIQIAYIIGIAKPISIMVNTFGTSKVSDKNIMLFIKENFDLRPFNLIKMLNLLKPIYKKTASYGHFGRNIFTWEQTNKINKFKNFFNIK